One window from the genome of Mucilaginibacter ginsenosidivorans encodes:
- a CDS encoding BamA/TamA family outer membrane protein → MNTAKGVTRMLLVVFACLLSLPVFAGARADTSKQKLPNTHRDSTKQLDLVDVMHGLFRSGVLPISHRSQVGTKPVMSLIPLLSYSTQSRMSASLKGNIAFRAGAASRISLVDFGTSYNQNGQFTLPIKWNIWNRDNAYNFAGELKFYSYPQSTFGLGSSSTTHDRDQLNYNCLRFSGTAFRRVAGNFYAGAGYVMDNHWSIHQKADGDADVSDFSAYGAAKHTVSSGFTFNALFDSRDNSVNPSHGFYAMSQFRQNMTLLGSTAAWNSVTLDVRKYFRFPASSTNVLAFWSYNVLTLSGRPPYLDMPSTFWDSNNTGRGYMQGRFRGAQMVYGEAEYRYAITANGLIGGVVFLNGQSFSAAPGTHFQAIQPGYGPGLRIKLNKVSKTNIAIDYGFGHEGSRGLFVKIGELF, encoded by the coding sequence CGGGATTCAACTAAACAACTTGACCTGGTAGATGTAATGCATGGGCTGTTTCGTTCGGGAGTGCTGCCAATATCTCATCGCAGCCAGGTTGGCACAAAACCTGTAATGTCCCTTATTCCGTTACTAAGTTACAGCACACAATCGCGCATGTCGGCCTCTTTAAAAGGTAACATCGCATTTCGCGCGGGTGCAGCGTCGCGGATCTCGCTGGTTGATTTTGGTACATCCTACAATCAAAATGGTCAATTTACTTTGCCAATTAAATGGAACATCTGGAACCGGGACAACGCTTATAATTTTGCGGGTGAATTGAAATTCTATAGCTATCCTCAAAGCACTTTCGGGCTCGGCAGCAGCTCGACGACACATGACCGCGACCAGCTGAATTACAACTGTCTCCGCTTTTCGGGAACCGCATTCCGCCGCGTTGCCGGAAATTTTTATGCCGGTGCAGGTTATGTTATGGATAATCACTGGAGCATTCATCAAAAGGCGGACGGGGATGCCGATGTTTCTGATTTTTCAGCCTATGGCGCCGCAAAACATACGGTGTCATCGGGCTTTACATTCAACGCTTTGTTCGATTCAAGGGATAACTCGGTCAATCCATCGCACGGGTTTTACGCGATGTCGCAATTTCGTCAAAACATGACCTTGTTAGGCAGCACCGCGGCATGGAACTCGGTTACACTTGATGTGCGTAAGTATTTCCGGTTCCCGGCCAGTTCAACCAACGTGCTTGCATTTTGGTCGTACAATGTACTCACGCTTAGCGGAAGACCCCCGTACCTGGATATGCCATCAACTTTTTGGGACAGCAATAACACCGGGCGGGGCTACATGCAGGGGCGATTCCGCGGGGCACAGATGGTATACGGCGAGGCAGAATACCGGTATGCCATTACAGCCAATGGTCTGATCGGGGGCGTGGTTTTCCTGAACGGCCAATCCTTTTCGGCAGCGCCGGGCACCCATTTCCAGGCTATACAACCAGGGTACGGTCCCGGCCTGCGTATAAAACTTAATAAGGTTTCAAAAACCAATATCGCTATCGACTATGGTTTTGGCCACGAAGGATCGAGAGGGTTGTTTGTAAAGATAGGGGAGCTGTTTTAG
- a CDS encoding MFS transporter, translated as MDTASAPAISPRKIRIANAFFFFVSGFGYTTWTSRIIYIQQSLHLNERLLGTALLALPAGLMLTMPITGRMLSTISSSRIMLIGALAFNLMLGLLGFTSQYWQFIVILFFFGSSRNILNLSINTQSVSVQKLYKKSIITTFHGIWSFAGLAGSVLGLIMAYFKVPPTWHLLVVSIGLCIVALIAWPNTLHQKPEPPEKKPIFSLPDKALLKFALICFSSMACENVMYDWSGVYFYKAVHASKVTATAGFVIFMIAVTIGRFSGDSLVNKWGIKHVIQNSAILIVAGFAVVVGLTYNIPVLLGYALIGFGVSCMVPLVLSAAGRSKSMSGGPAIAAVSTVGYLGFLLVPPVVGFIAQAANLRWAFATISLLGLVILWMTTKMHDDE; from the coding sequence GTGGACACCGCATCAGCCCCCGCCATATCGCCCCGAAAGATCCGTATTGCCAACGCGTTCTTCTTTTTTGTTTCAGGTTTTGGTTACACCACCTGGACATCGCGCATCATCTATATTCAGCAATCACTGCATCTTAACGAGAGGCTGCTTGGCACTGCCCTTTTGGCCCTGCCGGCAGGCTTAATGCTTACCATGCCTATAACGGGGCGCATGCTTTCAACTATAAGCAGCAGCCGCATTATGCTCATTGGGGCACTCGCTTTTAACCTGATGCTGGGCCTGCTGGGTTTTACCAGCCAGTACTGGCAATTTATAGTGATATTGTTTTTCTTCGGCTCCTCACGCAATATTCTTAATCTCAGCATCAACACGCAATCGGTCAGCGTGCAAAAGTTATATAAGAAAAGCATCATCACCACATTCCATGGTATATGGAGCTTTGCGGGGCTGGCAGGGTCGGTTTTGGGGCTCATTATGGCTTATTTTAAAGTACCGCCTACGTGGCATTTGCTGGTGGTGAGTATAGGGCTTTGCATTGTGGCCTTGATAGCCTGGCCAAATACCCTGCATCAAAAACCCGAGCCGCCCGAAAAAAAACCTATCTTTTCATTACCGGATAAGGCCCTGCTCAAATTCGCGCTGATCTGCTTTTCGTCCATGGCATGCGAAAATGTGATGTACGACTGGAGCGGCGTTTACTTTTATAAAGCGGTGCACGCTTCCAAAGTTACCGCAACCGCAGGGTTTGTGATCTTTATGATAGCCGTTACCATAGGCCGCTTCTCCGGCGATTCGCTGGTCAATAAATGGGGAATTAAACATGTGATACAAAACAGCGCCATTCTTATCGTAGCCGGTTTTGCGGTGGTAGTTGGGTTAACCTATAATATCCCTGTGCTGCTGGGCTACGCGCTTATAGGTTTCGGCGTATCCTGTATGGTTCCGCTGGTACTTAGCGCTGCCGGCAGGTCAAAATCAATGAGCGGCGGGCCGGCCATTGCCGCAGTATCAACAGTTGGTTACCTTGGTTTTTTACTGGTGCCGCCGGTTGTCGGCTTCATAGCACAAGCCGCCAACCTGCGCTGGGCATTTGCAACCATTTCGCTTTTAGGGCTTGTAATTTTGTGGATGACCACGAAGATGCACGATGATGAATAA
- a CDS encoding CPBP family intramembrane glutamic endopeptidase encodes MTPEPGLISYTRKHRSIIAAGIALAFLAQIVLILGIRYLPIDLYDKLFYSRFIFWGVVALLFFYANKIEKQPLLLWEKGSSDVGFFIIAVFVLYLISVACGILSALPRLFGMHENDKVIKMVQKVLTGHDALIFFMSLTAGVTEEVIFRGYILTRLTKLLKGKYLPVIISAVLFSALHYGYNSLQELIFAFLIGVAFGTFYQKYRNIKILIVVHFLIDMISLELATHLLKK; translated from the coding sequence ATGACCCCGGAACCTGGCCTTATTTCATATACCCGAAAGCACAGAAGTATAATTGCAGCCGGTATTGCTTTAGCATTTTTGGCGCAAATAGTATTGATCCTCGGAATACGCTATTTGCCGATAGACTTGTACGACAAATTGTTTTATTCGCGCTTTATATTTTGGGGTGTGGTTGCGCTCCTTTTCTTTTACGCTAATAAAATAGAAAAGCAGCCTTTACTGCTATGGGAGAAAGGGAGTTCTGACGTTGGTTTTTTTATTATTGCAGTTTTTGTATTGTACCTTATCAGTGTAGCCTGTGGCATATTGTCGGCATTGCCAAGGCTATTCGGGATGCACGAAAACGATAAGGTGATAAAAATGGTCCAGAAAGTGCTTACCGGTCATGATGCCCTAATATTTTTCATGTCGCTTACGGCCGGGGTGACAGAGGAGGTCATTTTCAGGGGTTACATTCTAACAAGGCTAACGAAACTGCTAAAGGGTAAATATTTACCGGTAATAATTTCAGCTGTACTTTTTTCCGCGCTCCACTACGGCTATAACAGTTTGCAGGAGCTCATTTTCGCTTTCCTGATCGGTGTCGCGTTTGGCACGTTTTACCAAAAATACCGGAACATAAAGATACTAATAGTAGTCCATTTCCTGATCGATATGATCAGCCTTGAACTGGCAACACATCTGTTAAAAAAATAA
- a CDS encoding peptide deformylase: MKSLDDLLLLGDPCLYQVCEPVIQEELPLVKTWVADMDNVMKQIRERYHFGRAIAAPQLGIMKRLIYMNIDKPVVFINPELTGLSDEKFELWDDCMSFPNLLVRVSRHASLTINYLDENWQPQRWHMTGSLSELLQHEYDHLNGILCTMRAIDEKSFKWRP; this comes from the coding sequence ATGAAAAGCCTTGATGATCTGTTATTGCTTGGCGATCCGTGTCTTTACCAGGTTTGTGAACCGGTGATACAGGAAGAACTCCCGTTGGTCAAAACCTGGGTGGCCGATATGGACAACGTGATGAAACAAATAAGGGAGCGTTATCACTTTGGCCGGGCCATAGCTGCGCCGCAGCTGGGTATTATGAAAAGGCTTATCTACATGAACATTGATAAGCCTGTTGTATTCATCAACCCGGAACTGACCGGTTTAAGCGATGAGAAGTTTGAACTTTGGGACGATTGCATGAGCTTTCCTAACTTACTGGTAAGAGTATCGCGGCACGCTTCGCTTACCATCAATTACCTGGACGAAAACTGGCAGCCACAGCGATGGCACATGACCGGCAGCCTGTCCGAACTATTGCAGCATGAGTACGACCATCTCAACGGTATCCTTTGCACCATGCGGGCCATCGATGAAAAGTCGTTCAAATGGAGGCCCTGA
- a CDS encoding alpha/beta fold hydrolase, whose amino-acid sequence MKYILSALFILSSVLGRAQSKDPDDEPDRQQFANIGDFKLESGAKIKDCHIGYRTFGKLNKKKDNGVLFLTWFGGTSQNIEEYAPPWHVIDTNRFYLIIADALGNGVSSSPSNSQLQHGADFPAFSIRDMVESEHEMLVKKMSIKHLQAVLGISMGGTQTFQWGISYPNFSERLIPIVGSPQPTSYDLIGYNIFRRIIEADTAFQHGKYKVNPIIPAASMMLEFASTTPDYKTRIMSRDSFSVWQRRVDTLEEPDWNDTYYQLNAIIGHDIARDYDGSLKKAADHINARMLIIVSRQDHFVNPVPAMAFAKFVSAKLVVLNNDLGHQAPNFEDEQLERSIRAMMADGP is encoded by the coding sequence ATGAAATATATCCTTTCCGCTTTATTTATACTAAGTTCAGTGCTGGGCCGGGCGCAAAGCAAAGATCCGGATGACGAACCTGACCGGCAGCAATTTGCAAATATCGGGGACTTTAAGCTTGAGTCGGGCGCGAAGATAAAGGATTGCCATATAGGGTACCGAACCTTTGGTAAGCTTAATAAAAAGAAAGATAATGGTGTTTTATTCCTGACCTGGTTTGGAGGTACCTCGCAAAATATCGAGGAATATGCACCGCCCTGGCACGTTATTGATACCAATCGCTTTTACCTCATCATAGCCGACGCGCTGGGCAACGGTGTTTCCTCGTCGCCGTCAAACAGCCAGTTACAACATGGTGCCGATTTCCCGGCTTTCAGTATCAGGGATATGGTAGAGAGCGAACACGAAATGCTGGTGAAAAAAATGAGCATCAAGCATTTGCAGGCTGTGCTGGGTATATCTATGGGTGGGACACAAACTTTTCAATGGGGGATAAGCTATCCTAATTTTTCGGAAAGGCTGATACCCATTGTGGGTTCGCCGCAACCCACCAGTTACGACCTGATAGGATATAATATATTTCGCAGGATAATTGAAGCTGATACCGCTTTTCAGCATGGAAAATACAAGGTCAATCCCATAATTCCCGCTGCATCGATGATGCTTGAATTTGCTTCGACGACACCAGATTATAAGACGCGTATCATGTCGAGAGACAGTTTTTCCGTTTGGCAACGCCGCGTTGACACCCTGGAGGAACCTGACTGGAACGATACCTATTACCAGTTGAATGCCATCATCGGGCATGATATAGCACGCGATTATGATGGATCGCTGAAAAAAGCCGCCGATCATATCAATGCGAGGATGCTCATCATTGTTTCGCGGCAGGACCATTTTGTAAATCCGGTCCCGGCCATGGCTTTTGCCAAATTCGTTTCGGCAAAACTGGTGGTGCTGAACAATGACCTGGGCCACCAGGCGCCAAATTTTGAGGATGAGCAATTGGAGCGAAGCATCAGGGCCATGATGGCCGATGGGCCTTAA
- a CDS encoding cell envelope integrity protein TolA, whose translation MKTNHIKGGMLLIVTTALTISAFAQQNDTMKRAFNMGRYNNSDVIDNSVPGKAREHISTNWKGRYYEILLVNDKITGLYVEGEKIPSEKWGAYSKTIAAIREQVRKDRIQARKDQEQARRDQRQAMLDEQQAKKDQEQAARDQEQAKRDQEQARRDELQAKEEQEDAQRDQAQARLDQEQAGRDQEQARLDQAQARKDQEEARKDQALMKQLIADLLSDTIVPNEKSLHEMTLNSEEMTVNGTKQPDNVFQKYKEKYKRFAGGEFSFENSGNRHGIHMSRQSISSNMSQDVRSF comes from the coding sequence ATGAAAACAAATCACATTAAAGGCGGCATGCTGCTGATAGTCACAACCGCCTTGACCATCAGCGCTTTTGCGCAGCAAAATGACACGATGAAACGTGCCTTCAACATGGGGCGGTACAACAATAGCGACGTCATCGATAACTCGGTACCCGGAAAAGCGCGTGAGCATATCAGTACCAACTGGAAAGGACGGTACTATGAGATATTGCTGGTAAACGACAAAATAACCGGTTTATATGTAGAAGGCGAAAAAATACCATCTGAAAAATGGGGGGCGTACAGTAAAACTATCGCGGCCATTCGCGAACAGGTACGCAAGGACCGCATACAGGCAAGGAAGGACCAGGAACAGGCCCGGCGCGACCAGCGGCAGGCTATGCTTGATGAGCAGCAGGCGAAGAAAGACCAGGAACAAGCGGCCCGCGACCAGGAGCAAGCTAAACGTGACCAGGAGCAGGCCCGGCGCGATGAACTGCAGGCTAAGGAAGAACAGGAGGATGCACAGCGCGACCAGGCACAAGCCAGGCTGGACCAGGAGCAAGCCGGCCGTGACCAGGAGCAGGCACGCTTAGACCAGGCTCAAGCGAGGAAAGACCAGGAGGAGGCCCGCAAGGACCAGGCGCTTATGAAGCAACTGATAGCTGACCTATTAAGTGATACGATCGTACCGAACGAGAAAAGCCTGCACGAGATGACCCTTAACAGTGAGGAAATGACCGTGAATGGCACCAAACAGCCGGACAACGTATTTCAGAAGTATAAAGAGAAATATAAACGTTTCGCCGGTGGGGAATTTTCATTCGAAAATTCCGGGAACAGGCACGGTATTCATATGAGCCGTCAAAGTATTAGCAGTAATATGTCGCAAGACGTACGAAGTTTTTAA
- a CDS encoding M56 family metallopeptidase — protein sequence MQTLQATGTVSQHFFQAFGWMLIHSLWQGLLLAVITGLILTFAKRSGAAVRYNVILAQLVLFIVACASTFVWEWNKAPLQTTAHPLAVTINTTSLPFDINAASIRAFAKICIGYFSANAPMIVLLWFVLFIFRSLRMMGGMVYIRRARNRFIYQPPAEWKDKIEVLCHNLQLKRAVTLLESGYVKMPMVIGHLKPVILVPVGLIAGLPAGQVEAILLHELAHIRRHDYMVNFLQTVAETVFFFNPGLLWISSLLREERENCCDDIALGQTQNKREFVQALISFKEHALYGNNYQVAFPGKKDHLLNRVARILNNQHKAFGPAEKAFFMGGVVVLSIVVATAAIAQVKSSNYATSHKAHIPAVKQMAVKQHNALQNERVFTNGALPGHEAISRRRASITVTGRLQYSNAIKTSDIVSTVISNGLQSNGTSPAATDQLSARQQQDEALRDQVQAKKDQVQAVIDQAQAKRDQEQARLDQVQAKEDEERARRDRDEARKDQATQNAIQQQKNKEQADLNRDQAKRNAEQNVRNQEQAKRNALQAVRNEEQVKLNEIQARKNQEQAIKNQTGIQQ from the coding sequence ATGCAAACGCTACAGGCAACAGGCACGGTGTCACAACACTTCTTCCAGGCATTCGGCTGGATGCTTATCCACTCACTGTGGCAGGGCTTGTTGTTAGCAGTTATCACCGGGCTCATACTCACATTCGCTAAGCGCTCCGGCGCCGCTGTAAGATATAATGTAATATTGGCTCAATTGGTGCTATTTATTGTGGCTTGTGCGTCGACTTTTGTTTGGGAATGGAACAAAGCACCCCTGCAAACTACCGCCCACCCCTTAGCAGTTACCATCAACACAACCTCGCTCCCGTTCGATATTAATGCCGCAAGCATAAGAGCATTTGCGAAAATATGTATCGGCTACTTCTCTGCTAACGCGCCGATGATCGTCCTGCTGTGGTTTGTATTATTCATTTTCCGTTCGCTCCGGATGATGGGCGGCATGGTTTATATTCGCCGCGCCAGGAACCGCTTTATATATCAGCCGCCAGCTGAATGGAAGGACAAAATTGAGGTATTATGCCACAATCTGCAACTGAAGCGGGCTGTGACCCTGCTCGAGTCAGGCTATGTAAAAATGCCTATGGTTATCGGTCATCTCAAGCCGGTTATTCTTGTACCAGTGGGCTTAATAGCCGGTTTACCTGCCGGCCAGGTAGAGGCCATTTTGTTACACGAACTGGCACACATCCGCCGGCACGACTATATGGTCAATTTCCTGCAAACCGTTGCCGAAACCGTGTTCTTTTTTAATCCCGGCTTGTTGTGGATATCGTCGCTGCTGCGCGAAGAACGCGAAAATTGCTGTGACGACATCGCCCTCGGGCAAACCCAAAATAAGCGTGAATTTGTACAGGCTCTCATTAGCTTTAAAGAGCACGCCCTTTATGGTAACAATTACCAGGTAGCATTTCCCGGCAAAAAGGATCATCTGCTTAACCGGGTTGCACGTATCCTCAATAACCAGCACAAAGCTTTCGGGCCCGCTGAAAAAGCGTTTTTTATGGGAGGTGTGGTGGTACTGTCAATAGTCGTGGCTACGGCAGCCATAGCACAGGTAAAGAGCTCGAATTATGCCACATCGCATAAAGCTCATATCCCGGCCGTAAAGCAGATGGCCGTGAAACAACACAATGCCTTACAAAACGAACGTGTGTTTACAAACGGTGCTCTACCCGGGCATGAAGCGATAAGCAGGAGACGCGCATCAATAACGGTTACCGGGCGACTGCAATATTCAAATGCAATTAAGACATCCGATATCGTGTCGACTGTAATTTCCAACGGGCTGCAAAGCAATGGGACGTCCCCGGCGGCAACCGATCAGCTGAGCGCCAGGCAACAGCAGGACGAAGCGCTCCGAGACCAGGTGCAAGCTAAAAAAGACCAGGTGCAGGCGGTGATTGACCAGGCGCAGGCTAAGCGCGACCAGGAGCAGGCCCGTTTGGACCAGGTACAAGCTAAAGAGGACGAAGAGCGGGCCAGGAGGGACAGGGACGAAGCCCGGAAAGATCAGGCAACACAAAATGCTATTCAACAACAAAAGAACAAGGAGCAGGCTGACCTGAACCGTGACCAGGCAAAGAGAAATGCAGAGCAGAATGTTCGCAACCAGGAACAGGCTAAAAGGAACGCCCTGCAGGCCGTACGCAACGAAGAGCAGGTAAAACTAAATGAAATACAAGCACGCAAAAACCAGGAACAGGCCATAAAAAATCAAACCGGCATACAGCAATAA
- a CDS encoding BlaI/MecI/CopY family transcriptional regulator, with product MMMPKKDKSEGTVPTKTEMDVLQVLWRYGPSTVRFVHDKLNEQKEAVIYTSTLKLMQVMKEKGMLNRDESNMKHVYSAAVGEDSVKGNLLGRFVDSTYNGSPSSLMVALLGNDKTSAEELQKIKDLLNNMDNQ from the coding sequence ATGATGATGCCAAAAAAGGATAAAAGTGAAGGAACAGTGCCCACAAAGACCGAAATGGACGTATTGCAGGTACTCTGGCGATATGGCCCTTCGACAGTGCGTTTTGTGCATGATAAGCTGAACGAACAAAAGGAAGCGGTGATCTATACCAGTACGCTAAAATTGATGCAGGTGATGAAAGAAAAAGGTATGCTTAACCGTGACGAAAGCAACATGAAACACGTCTACAGTGCGGCGGTAGGCGAAGACAGTGTAAAGGGTAACCTGCTTGGCCGCTTTGTAGATTCGACGTACAATGGTTCCCCAAGCAGCCTTATGGTGGCCCTGCTGGGTAACGACAAAACATCGGCAGAGGAACTGCAAAAAATAAAGGATCTGTTAAACAACATGGATAATCAATAA
- a CDS encoding ATP-binding protein yields MAQKRNRSIFNTFGQLSSSLIWMGENKSRPAYIRYLITLFLVLAATGLKLYFKQTIGISSPYLLYFGIVCLSAILSGIGPAIFAAFFSAFLADYLFIPPLDTIELLPKDLVKTIIFLCECSLITLLSSGVTVAYRQIRQNQLLFKAMIEKGTEGIVLTDADNKRIYVSQSIERIIGYTADEFIDMPPWALAHPDELPEMIRDMAELKKHPGKNISFVHRIKHKNGDWVWLENSITNLLEDEAVKAIVANFYNVSERILMEQKKDDFISIASHELKTPVTSLKASLQLLDNVKNDPSSPIIAKLVTQANRSTEKITSLIEQLLDAGRVNQRELHLNKTNFRITELMETCCTDIRLSGKRELVLNGNKNIIVWADEVRIEQVITNLVNNAVKYAPESDTIYLGAEVAGGMAKVSVRDTGPGIEADKMAHLFERYYRAGQPAYHNSGLGLGLYISSEIIKKHGGTIGVESESGKGATFWFMLPLYESKNSE; encoded by the coding sequence ATGGCACAAAAAAGGAATAGATCGATATTCAATACATTTGGACAGCTTAGCAGTTCGCTTATCTGGATGGGCGAGAATAAAAGCAGACCGGCTTATATCCGGTACCTGATCACTTTATTTTTGGTGCTGGCCGCAACGGGCCTTAAATTGTATTTCAAGCAAACTATCGGTATCAGCAGCCCCTACCTGTTGTATTTTGGTATTGTTTGCCTTAGCGCCATTCTTTCCGGCATCGGGCCGGCGATATTTGCAGCTTTTTTTTCGGCTTTCCTAGCGGACTACCTGTTTATACCCCCGCTTGACACAATAGAACTTTTGCCAAAGGATCTGGTTAAAACCATTATATTTTTATGTGAATGTTCCCTAATAACCTTGCTAAGTTCGGGCGTAACCGTAGCATACAGGCAAATACGGCAAAACCAATTGCTATTTAAGGCGATGATTGAAAAAGGTACTGAAGGTATTGTACTGACAGATGCAGATAATAAAAGAATATATGTAAGCCAGTCGATCGAACGTATAATTGGCTACACCGCTGATGAATTTATCGACATGCCACCATGGGCACTGGCCCACCCGGATGAATTGCCGGAAATGATAAGAGATATGGCAGAATTGAAAAAGCACCCGGGCAAAAACATTTCGTTTGTACACAGGATAAAGCACAAAAACGGCGATTGGGTATGGCTGGAGAATTCGATCACCAATCTTTTGGAAGATGAGGCCGTTAAAGCGATAGTTGCAAATTTTTATAATGTAAGCGAACGGATTTTGATGGAGCAAAAGAAGGACGACTTCATCAGCATTGCAAGTCACGAATTAAAAACACCGGTTACAAGCCTTAAAGCTTCGCTCCAGTTGCTCGACAATGTTAAAAATGATCCTTCATCGCCGATCATCGCCAAATTGGTGACGCAGGCAAACCGAAGCACCGAAAAAATAACATCGTTAATTGAGCAATTACTTGATGCAGGCCGGGTAAACCAGCGGGAACTGCATCTGAACAAAACAAATTTCAGGATAACGGAACTGATGGAAACCTGTTGTACTGACATAAGACTTTCGGGGAAACGCGAACTGGTGCTCAACGGTAATAAAAATATAATAGTTTGGGCAGATGAAGTACGGATAGAACAGGTGATAACCAACCTGGTGAATAATGCTGTTAAGTATGCGCCTGAATCGGATACCATTTACCTTGGTGCCGAAGTAGCGGGCGGTATGGCAAAGGTATCGGTACGGGATACCGGTCCGGGGATAGAAGCCGATAAAATGGCGCACCTGTTTGAACGTTATTATCGTGCCGGACAACCTGCATACCACAATTCGGGCCTGGGGCTGGGTCTGTATATCAGTTCGGAAATCATTAAAAAGCATGGAGGTACTATTGGCGTTGAGAGCGAATCCGGGAAAGGCGCTACTTTCTGGTTTATGCTGCCGCTGTACGAATCGAAGAACTCAGAATAA
- a CDS encoding DUF998 domain-containing protein, with protein MAIQPNVKLPAMPYRAEEERPPFNTFLLCCAIIGSALFGLINFSFSAFHPDYIIVRQPIGDLELLPNGWIQSVDFIIFGFFMWAFAAGLRRELGEGGSSKMLPLMHELTALGLIIAGVFVHNPMHSIASVVIFTSMIVSFFLFAQRFKGDTRWKGWSTFSFITGIIVAVLIIMFGYSINNHGAYAGLLERMAMFARAIWLIIFTIRVAAGVRFSAR; from the coding sequence TTGGCAATTCAACCTAACGTGAAACTGCCCGCTATGCCGTACCGTGCCGAAGAAGAACGACCGCCCTTTAATACTTTTTTGCTTTGTTGCGCTATAATCGGTTCTGCACTTTTCGGCCTTATAAATTTCTCATTTTCGGCATTCCATCCTGATTACATCATTGTGCGGCAACCTATCGGCGATCTGGAGTTACTACCCAACGGATGGATCCAATCAGTTGATTTTATAATTTTCGGTTTTTTTATGTGGGCATTTGCTGCCGGTTTACGCAGGGAGTTAGGTGAAGGGGGCAGCTCAAAGATGTTACCTTTAATGCACGAACTTACGGCCCTGGGGCTTATCATCGCAGGCGTGTTTGTTCATAACCCGATGCACAGCATTGCGAGCGTCGTGATTTTCACATCAATGATCGTTAGTTTCTTCCTGTTTGCGCAGCGGTTTAAAGGAGATACCCGGTGGAAAGGGTGGTCCACTTTTTCCTTTATCACCGGGATTATTGTTGCAGTTCTGATCATTATGTTTGGGTATTCTATCAACAATCATGGCGCCTATGCCGGCTTGCTTGAGCGTATGGCTATGTTTGCCAGGGCGATATGGCTCATCATTTTTACTATCCGAGTGGCGGCCGGGGTGCGATTTTCTGCCAGGTAA